A region from the Osmerus eperlanus chromosome 11, fOsmEpe2.1, whole genome shotgun sequence genome encodes:
- the LOC134028670 gene encoding eukaryotic translation initiation factor 4 gamma 1-like isoform X2, with translation MNKAPQPITGPPHPTPSPGLSQPPFPPGQPPSVVFASPPPQMNPTPQPRQFAPGPRALHQQGGFRSLQPYYGSRPNAPRGVPPPSSAPRQVAPTHVYQTAGSPMMMIPQQQIPFAPTPQGPAYFIPGGQYRSTYVAAAQQYPVQPGTPGFYPGTSPAECGTYGAYYPAQPQFTPPVAPPPVIMNPAPQQQQAPPPQPMQSKRERKQIRIRDPNQGGRDITEEIMSGGRTGSTPTPPHVFDDPAQIPDDSVLTQANGESAAPAPVVIRPDDRGVPTPPPPSKTPEPVKSEPAPEIIPPSRAVSAPAPSLPLEVPPTPLADTTAPALANPPPSSQVSDVMDAPPPWEPSPTPLDPSVPAYPAPLPTRLSKTPVVEVKEEEVKQLKQEAMASAKPVRQAPPSALPSSTNGVPAQPKEAELAVLSISIPSAPQVEAPLESPIAQPEELRLPNGLPLPLPQDPERPCRVLTERHASPIAEPQVDHTVDAPVVAAPGVAAPVVAAPVVAAPVVAAPVAAAPVAAAPVAAAPVAAAPVAAAPVAAAPVAAAPVAAAPVAAAPVAAAPVAAAPVAAAPVAVTPVAAAPVAVVVESTVPPVLVDTVISAVLETVALVDTVSSVLAAPEDPETTAAVAPPPAADDREDTPPPHILAPAGDSSMQASAVYVPKKKRKMKELNKKETVGDLLDAFTEDQVVESPSEVEKALPLPASAPEAEEAKTPASAAPPAADEVDETWEEKEDKLDAENIKPKQGELKYQYKGEHWKPIDPEDKKRYDREFLLRFQNCTASLSKPEGLPHISDVVLDKANKTPLRQLDPSRLPGMNCGPDFTPSFLGNLGRPGMGGGGGGGGRGGGGGGGRGPPSGMGGPRGSHQGQRKEPRKIITSMSLNNDVQLNKAEKAWKPGVKKAAGRGGPPADEENDPEELKTQELFKRVRSVLNKLTPQMFQQLMKQVQEMTIDTEDRLKGVIDLIFEKAISEPNFSVAYANMCRCLMGLKVPTTDKPGTTVNFRKLLLNRCQKEFEKDQDDDEIFEKKQQELDAAASEEKQRLKAELEEAKDKARRRSLGNIKFIGELFKLKMLTEAIMHDCIVKLLKNHDEESLECLSRLLSTIGKDLDFEKAKPRMDQYFNQMEKIIKEKKTSSRIRFMLQDLLDLRRNTWVPRRGDQGPKTIDQIHKEAEQEEHREQIKVQQQFFAKTDNRGGGGGGGGGGGGGGGGGGGGGGRGGQGGRGSQHTPRGRENQPQDEGWNTVPITTKNRPIDTSRLSKITKPGALDFNNQLLAPGGKGMWGSWGKGSSGGTGAKPAGEPVPGGQESGGRPAASNRFSALQQAASSGLSSDADRRVPQRNSSSRERYDRAPERLDRGYDRRDDRGERDRNRPQVTKRSFSRETEGRSGDREQRGGGGGADPVRRVASMTDERGSRERARSKESVKRESTPTPPPAQTKPALSEEELDKKSTAIIEEYLHINDMKEALQCVQEMNSGQLLFVFVRNGIESTLERSPLVREHMGLLLHQLIKAGALTSQQYYKGLVEILEVAEDMAIDIPHIWLYLAELITPMLHEGGIPMGPLFRELAKSLTPQGMAGGLLVQILQLLCKAMSHKKVGAMWREAGLNWKDFLPEDEDVNKFVTDMDVEFTLGEEVERSSLKGLSLEELAVQLDRLIQDRADNQRIFDWVEANLDDQQLSSNVIVRALMTSVCQSAIICETPYKVDAAQLGQRAKLLQKYLSDEQKELQALYALQALLVEMEQPANLLRMFFDTLYDEDVIKEEAFYKWESSKDPAEQQGKGVALKSVTAFFTWLREAEDESDNS, from the exons ATGAATAAAGCACCACAGCCTATAAcgggacccccccaccccaccccatcccctgGACTCTCACAG ccccccttcccccctgggCAGCCCCCCTCTGTCGTGttcgcctccccgcctccacAAATGAACCCGACACCACAACCCAGACAG ttTGCCCCGGGGCCTCGTGCTTTGCACCAGCAG GGAGGATTCAGGTCACTGCAg ccgtACTATGGCAGCAGGCCCAACGCCCCCCGCGGCgtgcccccccccagcagcgcACCGCGGCAGGTGGCGCCCACGCACGTGTACCAGACGGCGGGCTCCCCAATGATGATGATTCCCCAGCAGCAGATCCCCTTCGCCCCCACGCCCCAGGGCCCCGCCTACTTCATACCTGGAGGACAG TACCGCTCCACATACGTTGCTGCCGCCCAGCAGTACCCGGTGCAGCCCGGCACCCCAGGCTTCTACCCCGGCACCAGCCCAGCTGAATGTGGTACTTATG gGGCATACTACCCGGCGCAGCCCCAGTTCACACCCCCCGTGGCCCCGCCTCCTGTCATCATGAACCCtgccccccagcagcagcaggccccGCCACCTCAGCCCATGCAGTCCAAAAGAGAACGCAAACAG atcAGAATACGTGACCCTAACCAGGGTGGTCGAGACATCACCGAGGAGATCATGTCAGGTGGTCGTACTGGCTCCACCCCGACACCACCGCACGTCTTTGACGACCCTGCCCag ATACCAGATGACTCGGTGCTAACCCAGGCCAACGGTGAGAGTGCAGCACCTGCGCCTGTGGTGATCAGACCAG ATGACAGAGGTGTCCCGACGCCCCCACCCCCGTCGAAGACCCCCGAGCCTGTGAAGAGCGAGCCTGCCCCGGAGATCATCCCCCCCAGCAGGGCCGTCTCCgcgcctgccccctccctgcccctggaggtcccccccacccccctggccGACACTACCGCCCCTGCCCTCGCCAACCCCCCGCCCAGCAGCCAAGTCTCCGACGTCATGGATGCACCCCCACCCTGGgaaccctccccaacccccctgGACCCCTCGGTGCCAGcctaccctgcccccctcccaacccGCCTCTCCAAGACCCCcgtggtggaggtgaaggaggaggaggtgaaacaGCTCAAGCAGGAAGCAATGGCGTCCGCCAAGCCTGTCCGCCAAGCCCCGCCCTCCGCCCTGCCCTCCAGCACTAACGGGGTGCCCGCCCAGCCCAAGGAGGCGGAGCTGGCGGTGCTGTCCATCAGCatcccctccgccccccaggTGGAGGCTCCTCTAGAGTCGCCCATCGCCCAGCCGGAGGAGCTGCGTCTCCCTAAcggcctgcccctgcccctcccccaggacccGGAGCGCCCCTGCAGGGTCCTGACCGAGCGCCACGCCAGCCCCATCGCAGAGCCCCAGGTGGACCACACCGTGGATGCGCCGGTGGTTGCCGCGCCGGGGGTTGCCGCGCCCGTTGTTGCCGCGCCCGTTGTTGCCGCGCCCGTTGTTGCCGCGCCCGTGGCTGCCGCGCCCGTGGCAGCCGCGCCCGTGGCTGCCGCGCCCGTGGCAGCCGCGCCCGTGGCTGCCGCGCCCGTGGCTGCCGCGCCCGTGGCTGCCGCGCCCGTGGCTGCCGCGCCCGTGGCTGCCGCGCCCGTGGCTGCCGCGCCCGTGGCTGCCGCGCCCGTGGCTGCCGCGCCCGTGGCTGTCACGCCCGTGGCTGCCGCGCCCGTGGCTGTCGTGGTGGAGTCGACAGTCCCCCCAGTGTTGGTGGACACGGTGATCTCTGCTGTGCTGGAGACGGTGGCATTGGTGGACACGGTGAGCTCTGTGCTGGCGGCGCCCGAGGACCCCGAAACCACCGCCGctgtggctcctccccctgctgctgATGACAGGGAGGACACACCGCCACCACACATCCTCGCCCCCGCCGGGGACTCCTCTATGCAAG catCTGCTGTGTATGTgccaaagaagaagaggaagatgaaggAGCTGAACAAGAAGGAGACTGTAGGAGACCTCCTCGATGCCTTTACTGAG gACCAGGTGGTGGAGAGCCCGTCTGAGGTGGAGAaggccctgcccctccctgcctccgccCCTGAGGCAGAGGAGGCCAAGACCCCTGCCTCCGCTGCCCCACCTGCCGCTGACGAGGTGGACGAGacctgggaggagaaggaggacaagCTGGATGCTGAGAACATCAAACCCAAACAAGGAGAGCTGAAGTACCAGTACAAAGGGG agcACTGGAAACCCATCGACCCGGAAGATAAGAAGAGATATGACCGGGAGTTCCTGCTGCGCTTCCAGAATTGCACCGCCAGCCTCAGCAAGCCCGAAGGCCTTCCCCACATCAGTGATGTGGTCCTGGACAag gctaACAAGACCCCTCTGCGTCAGCTGGACCCCAGCCGCCTGCCAGGGATGAACTGCGGGCCCGACTTCACACCCTCCTTCCTGGGTAACCTGGGCCGGCCTGGCATGGGcggcggtggaggaggaggaggaagagggggaggtggaggagggggcagggggccg ccgtCTGGTATGGGCGGTCCACGGGGCTCCCACCAGGGCCAGAGGAAAGAGCCGCGCAAGATCATCACCAGCATGTCCCTCAACAACGACGTGCAGCTCAACAAGGCGGAGAAGGCCTGGAAGCCCGGCGTGAAGAAGGCGGCGGGCCGCGGCGGGCCCCCCGCGGACGAGGAGAACGACCCCGAGGAGCTGAAGACCCAGGAGCTGTTCAAGCGCGTGAGGAGCGTGCTCAACAAGCTCACGCCGCAGATGTTCCAGCAGCTGATGAAGCAGGTGCAGGAGATGACCATCGACACAGAGGACAGGCTGAAGGGGGTCATCGACCTCATCTTCGAGAAGGCCATCTCGGAGCCCAACTTCTCCGTGGCGTACGCCAACATGTGCCGCTGCCTTATGGGG CTCAAAGTCCCCACCACCGACAAGCCAGGAACCACTGTGAACTTCCGCAAGCTCCTCCTCAACCGCTGCCAGAAGGAGTTTGAGAAGGACCAGGACGACGACGAGATCTTCGAGAAGAAGCAGCAGGAGCTGGACGCCGCCGCCTCA GAGGAGAAGCAGCGTCTGAAGGCGGAGCTTGAGGAGGCCAAGGACAAGGCCCGGCGGCGCTCCCTGGGCAACATCAAATTCATCGGGGAGCTGTTCAAGCTGAAGATGCTGACAGAGGCCATCATGCATGACTGCATCGTCAAGCTGCTGAAGAACCATGACGAGGAGTCTCTGGAGTGCCTCAGCAGGCTGCTGTCCACCATCGGCAAGGACCTGGACTTCGAGAAGGCcaag cctcGTATGGACCAGTACTTCAACCAGATGGAGAAGATCATCAAGGAGAAGAAGACCTCGTCTAGGATCCGCTTCATGCTGCAGGACCTGCTGGATCTCCGACGG aacACCTGGGTTCCCCGGAGGGGAGACCAGGGCCCCAAGACCATCGACCAGATCCACAAGGAGGCAGAGCAGGAGGAACACCGAGAGCAGATCAAGGTCCAGCAGCAGTTCTTCGCCAAGACTGAcaacagaggaggtggaggaggtggtggtggtggtggaggaggaggaggtggtggtggagggggaggaggagggagaggtgggcagGGGGGACGTGGGAGCCAACACACCCCCCGCGGCCGTGAGAACCAGCCTCAGGACGAGGGTTGGAACACGGTGCCCATCACCACCAAGAACCGACCCATCGACACCTCCCGGCTCAGCAAGATCACCAAG CCTGGAGCTCTGGACTTCAACAACCAGCTCCTGGCCCCTGGGGGCAAGGGCATGTGGGGCAGCTGGGGCAAGGGAAGCAGTGGAGGCACGGGGGCCAAACCAGCCGGGGAACCag TGCCTGGtggtcaggagtcaggtggtcGCCCTGCAGCCAGTAACAGGTTCTCGGCCCTGCAGCAGGCCGCCTCCTCCGGACTCTCATCCGACGCTGACAGAAGAGTACCTCAGAG GAACAGCTCCAGCCGCGAGCGCTACGACCGGGCGCCCGAGCGCCTGGACCGCGGCTACGACCGGCGCGACGACCGCGGCGAGCGGGACAGGAACCGTCCTCAGGTCACCAAGCGCAGCTTCAGCCGGGAGACGGAGGGCCGCAGTGGCGACCGGGAGCAGCGTggcggagggggcggggctgacCCTGTCCGCCGCGTGGCCAGCATGACGGACGAGCGAGGCAGCAGAGAGCGTGCCCGCAGCAAAGAGAGCG tgaagagagagagcacccccacccctcctcctgcccagaCCAAGCCTGCCTTGAGCGAAGAGGAGCTGGACAAGAAGTCCACAGCCATCATCGAGGAGTACCTCCACATCAACGACATGaag GAGGCGCTGCAGTGTGTGCAGGAGATGAACAGCGGCCAgctgctgtttgtgtttgtgcggaACGGCATCGAGTCGACCCTGGAGCGTAGCCCCCTCGTCAGAGAGCACATGGGCCTCCTGCTGCACCAGCTCATCAAGGCTGGAGCCCTCACCTCCCAGCAGTACTACaaagg ACTTGTGGAGATCCTGGAGGTGGCCGAGGACATGGCCATAGACATCCCCCACATCTGGCTGTACCTGGCTGAACTCATCACCCCCATGCTGCACGAAGGAGGCATCCCTATGGGACCGCTCTTCAG GGAGCTGGCCAAGTCTCTCACTCCCCAGGGCATGGCTGGAGGTCTGCTGGTCCAAATCCTCCAGCTTCTCTGTAAAGCAATG agccATAAGAAGGTGGGCGCCATGTGGAGGGAGGCGGGACTTAACTGGAAGGACTTCCTGCCGGAAGACGAGGACGTCAACAAATTTGTTACAGACATG GATGTAGAGTTCACcctgggtgaggaggtggagaggagcagCCTGAAGGGGCTGAGCCTGGAGGAGTTGGCCGTGCAGCTGGACAGACTGATCCAGGACCGGGCGGACAACCAGCGCATCTTCGACTGGGTTGAG GCTAACCTGGATGATCAGCAGCTCTCCTCCAACGTGATCGTGAGAGCTCTTATGACCTCGGTCTGCCAGTCGGCCATCATCT GTGAGACCCCGTACAAGGTGGACGCGGCCCAGCTGGGCCAGAGGGCCAAGCTGCTGCAGAAGTACCTGAGTGACGAGCAGAAGGAGCTGCAGGCTCTGTACGCCCTGCAGGCCCTCCTGGTGGAGATGGAGCAACCTGCCA actTGCTGCGTATGTTCTTTGACACGCTGTATGATGAGGACGTGATCAAAGAGGAGGCCTTCTACAAGTGGGAGTCCAGCAAGGACCCAGCAGAGCAGCAGGGCAAGGGCGTGGCCCTCAAGTCTGTAACCGCCTTCTTCACCTGGCTCCGTGAGGCAGAGGACGAATCAGACAACAGCTAG
- the LOC134028670 gene encoding eukaryotic translation initiation factor 4 gamma 1-like isoform X4 has translation MNKAPQPITGPPHPTPSPGLSQPPFPPGQPPSVVFASPPPQMNPTPQPRQFAPGPRALHQQGGFRSLQPYYGSRPNAPRGVPPPSSAPRQVAPTHVYQTAGSPMMMIPQQQIPFAPTPQGPAYFIPGGQYRSTYVAAAQQYPVQPGTPGFYPGTSPAECAGAYYPAQPQFTPPVAPPPVIMNPAPQQQQAPPPQPMQSKRERKQIRIRDPNQGGRDITEEIMSGGRTGSTPTPPHVFDDPAQIPDDSVLTQANGESAAPAPVVIRPDDRGVPTPPPPSKTPEPVKSEPAPEIIPPSRAVSAPAPSLPLEVPPTPLADTTAPALANPPPSSQVSDVMDAPPPWEPSPTPLDPSVPAYPAPLPTRLSKTPVVEVKEEEVKQLKQEAMASAKPVRQAPPSALPSSTNGVPAQPKEAELAVLSISIPSAPQVEAPLESPIAQPEELRLPNGLPLPLPQDPERPCRVLTERHASPIAEPQVDHTVDAPVVAAPGVAAPVVAAPVVAAPVVAAPVAAAPVAAAPVAAAPVAAAPVAAAPVAAAPVAAAPVAAAPVAAAPVAAAPVAAAPVAAAPVAVTPVAAAPVAVVVESTVPPVLVDTVISAVLETVALVDTVSSVLAAPEDPETTAAVAPPPAADDREDTPPPHILAPAGDSSMQASAVYVPKKKRKMKELNKKETVGDLLDAFTEDQVVESPSEVEKALPLPASAPEAEEAKTPASAAPPAADEVDETWEEKEDKLDAENIKPKQGELKYQYKGEHWKPIDPEDKKRYDREFLLRFQNCTASLSKPEGLPHISDVVLDKANKTPLRQLDPSRLPGMNCGPDFTPSFLGNLGRPGMGGGGGGGGRGGGGGGGRGPPSGMGGPRGSHQGQRKEPRKIITSMSLNNDVQLNKAEKAWKPGVKKAAGRGGPPADEENDPEELKTQELFKRVRSVLNKLTPQMFQQLMKQVQEMTIDTEDRLKGVIDLIFEKAISEPNFSVAYANMCRCLMGLKVPTTDKPGTTVNFRKLLLNRCQKEFEKDQDDDEIFEKKQQELDAAASEEKQRLKAELEEAKDKARRRSLGNIKFIGELFKLKMLTEAIMHDCIVKLLKNHDEESLECLSRLLSTIGKDLDFEKAKPRMDQYFNQMEKIIKEKKTSSRIRFMLQDLLDLRRNTWVPRRGDQGPKTIDQIHKEAEQEEHREQIKVQQQFFAKTDNRGGGGGGGGGGGGGGGGGGGGGGRGGQGGRGSQHTPRGRENQPQDEGWNTVPITTKNRPIDTSRLSKITKPGALDFNNQLLAPGGKGMWGSWGKGSSGGTGAKPAGEPVPGGQESGGRPAASNRFSALQQAASSGLSSDADRRVPQRNSSSRERYDRAPERLDRGYDRRDDRGERDRNRPQVTKRSFSRETEGRSGDREQRGGGGGADPVRRVASMTDERGSRERARSKESVKRESTPTPPPAQTKPALSEEELDKKSTAIIEEYLHINDMKEALQCVQEMNSGQLLFVFVRNGIESTLERSPLVREHMGLLLHQLIKAGALTSQQYYKGLVEILEVAEDMAIDIPHIWLYLAELITPMLHEGGIPMGPLFRELAKSLTPQGMAGGLLVQILQLLCKAMSHKKVGAMWREAGLNWKDFLPEDEDVNKFVTDMDVEFTLGEEVERSSLKGLSLEELAVQLDRLIQDRADNQRIFDWVEANLDDQQLSSNVIVRALMTSVCQSAIICETPYKVDAAQLGQRAKLLQKYLSDEQKELQALYALQALLVEMEQPANLLRMFFDTLYDEDVIKEEAFYKWESSKDPAEQQGKGVALKSVTAFFTWLREAEDESDNS, from the exons ATGAATAAAGCACCACAGCCTATAAcgggacccccccaccccaccccatcccctgGACTCTCACAG ccccccttcccccctgggCAGCCCCCCTCTGTCGTGttcgcctccccgcctccacAAATGAACCCGACACCACAACCCAGACAG ttTGCCCCGGGGCCTCGTGCTTTGCACCAGCAG GGAGGATTCAGGTCACTGCAg ccgtACTATGGCAGCAGGCCCAACGCCCCCCGCGGCgtgcccccccccagcagcgcACCGCGGCAGGTGGCGCCCACGCACGTGTACCAGACGGCGGGCTCCCCAATGATGATGATTCCCCAGCAGCAGATCCCCTTCGCCCCCACGCCCCAGGGCCCCGCCTACTTCATACCTGGAGGACAG TACCGCTCCACATACGTTGCTGCCGCCCAGCAGTACCCGGTGCAGCCCGGCACCCCAGGCTTCTACCCCGGCACCAGCCCAGCTGAATGTG caggGGCATACTACCCGGCGCAGCCCCAGTTCACACCCCCCGTGGCCCCGCCTCCTGTCATCATGAACCCtgccccccagcagcagcaggccccGCCACCTCAGCCCATGCAGTCCAAAAGAGAACGCAAACAG atcAGAATACGTGACCCTAACCAGGGTGGTCGAGACATCACCGAGGAGATCATGTCAGGTGGTCGTACTGGCTCCACCCCGACACCACCGCACGTCTTTGACGACCCTGCCCag ATACCAGATGACTCGGTGCTAACCCAGGCCAACGGTGAGAGTGCAGCACCTGCGCCTGTGGTGATCAGACCAG ATGACAGAGGTGTCCCGACGCCCCCACCCCCGTCGAAGACCCCCGAGCCTGTGAAGAGCGAGCCTGCCCCGGAGATCATCCCCCCCAGCAGGGCCGTCTCCgcgcctgccccctccctgcccctggaggtcccccccacccccctggccGACACTACCGCCCCTGCCCTCGCCAACCCCCCGCCCAGCAGCCAAGTCTCCGACGTCATGGATGCACCCCCACCCTGGgaaccctccccaacccccctgGACCCCTCGGTGCCAGcctaccctgcccccctcccaacccGCCTCTCCAAGACCCCcgtggtggaggtgaaggaggaggaggtgaaacaGCTCAAGCAGGAAGCAATGGCGTCCGCCAAGCCTGTCCGCCAAGCCCCGCCCTCCGCCCTGCCCTCCAGCACTAACGGGGTGCCCGCCCAGCCCAAGGAGGCGGAGCTGGCGGTGCTGTCCATCAGCatcccctccgccccccaggTGGAGGCTCCTCTAGAGTCGCCCATCGCCCAGCCGGAGGAGCTGCGTCTCCCTAAcggcctgcccctgcccctcccccaggacccGGAGCGCCCCTGCAGGGTCCTGACCGAGCGCCACGCCAGCCCCATCGCAGAGCCCCAGGTGGACCACACCGTGGATGCGCCGGTGGTTGCCGCGCCGGGGGTTGCCGCGCCCGTTGTTGCCGCGCCCGTTGTTGCCGCGCCCGTTGTTGCCGCGCCCGTGGCTGCCGCGCCCGTGGCAGCCGCGCCCGTGGCTGCCGCGCCCGTGGCAGCCGCGCCCGTGGCTGCCGCGCCCGTGGCTGCCGCGCCCGTGGCTGCCGCGCCCGTGGCTGCCGCGCCCGTGGCTGCCGCGCCCGTGGCTGCCGCGCCCGTGGCTGCCGCGCCCGTGGCTGCCGCGCCCGTGGCTGTCACGCCCGTGGCTGCCGCGCCCGTGGCTGTCGTGGTGGAGTCGACAGTCCCCCCAGTGTTGGTGGACACGGTGATCTCTGCTGTGCTGGAGACGGTGGCATTGGTGGACACGGTGAGCTCTGTGCTGGCGGCGCCCGAGGACCCCGAAACCACCGCCGctgtggctcctccccctgctgctgATGACAGGGAGGACACACCGCCACCACACATCCTCGCCCCCGCCGGGGACTCCTCTATGCAAG catCTGCTGTGTATGTgccaaagaagaagaggaagatgaaggAGCTGAACAAGAAGGAGACTGTAGGAGACCTCCTCGATGCCTTTACTGAG gACCAGGTGGTGGAGAGCCCGTCTGAGGTGGAGAaggccctgcccctccctgcctccgccCCTGAGGCAGAGGAGGCCAAGACCCCTGCCTCCGCTGCCCCACCTGCCGCTGACGAGGTGGACGAGacctgggaggagaaggaggacaagCTGGATGCTGAGAACATCAAACCCAAACAAGGAGAGCTGAAGTACCAGTACAAAGGGG agcACTGGAAACCCATCGACCCGGAAGATAAGAAGAGATATGACCGGGAGTTCCTGCTGCGCTTCCAGAATTGCACCGCCAGCCTCAGCAAGCCCGAAGGCCTTCCCCACATCAGTGATGTGGTCCTGGACAag gctaACAAGACCCCTCTGCGTCAGCTGGACCCCAGCCGCCTGCCAGGGATGAACTGCGGGCCCGACTTCACACCCTCCTTCCTGGGTAACCTGGGCCGGCCTGGCATGGGcggcggtggaggaggaggaggaagagggggaggtggaggagggggcagggggccg ccgtCTGGTATGGGCGGTCCACGGGGCTCCCACCAGGGCCAGAGGAAAGAGCCGCGCAAGATCATCACCAGCATGTCCCTCAACAACGACGTGCAGCTCAACAAGGCGGAGAAGGCCTGGAAGCCCGGCGTGAAGAAGGCGGCGGGCCGCGGCGGGCCCCCCGCGGACGAGGAGAACGACCCCGAGGAGCTGAAGACCCAGGAGCTGTTCAAGCGCGTGAGGAGCGTGCTCAACAAGCTCACGCCGCAGATGTTCCAGCAGCTGATGAAGCAGGTGCAGGAGATGACCATCGACACAGAGGACAGGCTGAAGGGGGTCATCGACCTCATCTTCGAGAAGGCCATCTCGGAGCCCAACTTCTCCGTGGCGTACGCCAACATGTGCCGCTGCCTTATGGGG CTCAAAGTCCCCACCACCGACAAGCCAGGAACCACTGTGAACTTCCGCAAGCTCCTCCTCAACCGCTGCCAGAAGGAGTTTGAGAAGGACCAGGACGACGACGAGATCTTCGAGAAGAAGCAGCAGGAGCTGGACGCCGCCGCCTCA GAGGAGAAGCAGCGTCTGAAGGCGGAGCTTGAGGAGGCCAAGGACAAGGCCCGGCGGCGCTCCCTGGGCAACATCAAATTCATCGGGGAGCTGTTCAAGCTGAAGATGCTGACAGAGGCCATCATGCATGACTGCATCGTCAAGCTGCTGAAGAACCATGACGAGGAGTCTCTGGAGTGCCTCAGCAGGCTGCTGTCCACCATCGGCAAGGACCTGGACTTCGAGAAGGCcaag cctcGTATGGACCAGTACTTCAACCAGATGGAGAAGATCATCAAGGAGAAGAAGACCTCGTCTAGGATCCGCTTCATGCTGCAGGACCTGCTGGATCTCCGACGG aacACCTGGGTTCCCCGGAGGGGAGACCAGGGCCCCAAGACCATCGACCAGATCCACAAGGAGGCAGAGCAGGAGGAACACCGAGAGCAGATCAAGGTCCAGCAGCAGTTCTTCGCCAAGACTGAcaacagaggaggtggaggaggtggtggtggtggtggaggaggaggaggtggtggtggagggggaggaggagggagaggtgggcagGGGGGACGTGGGAGCCAACACACCCCCCGCGGCCGTGAGAACCAGCCTCAGGACGAGGGTTGGAACACGGTGCCCATCACCACCAAGAACCGACCCATCGACACCTCCCGGCTCAGCAAGATCACCAAG CCTGGAGCTCTGGACTTCAACAACCAGCTCCTGGCCCCTGGGGGCAAGGGCATGTGGGGCAGCTGGGGCAAGGGAAGCAGTGGAGGCACGGGGGCCAAACCAGCCGGGGAACCag TGCCTGGtggtcaggagtcaggtggtcGCCCTGCAGCCAGTAACAGGTTCTCGGCCCTGCAGCAGGCCGCCTCCTCCGGACTCTCATCCGACGCTGACAGAAGAGTACCTCAGAG GAACAGCTCCAGCCGCGAGCGCTACGACCGGGCGCCCGAGCGCCTGGACCGCGGCTACGACCGGCGCGACGACCGCGGCGAGCGGGACAGGAACCGTCCTCAGGTCACCAAGCGCAGCTTCAGCCGGGAGACGGAGGGCCGCAGTGGCGACCGGGAGCAGCGTggcggagggggcggggctgacCCTGTCCGCCGCGTGGCCAGCATGACGGACGAGCGAGGCAGCAGAGAGCGTGCCCGCAGCAAAGAGAGCG tgaagagagagagcacccccacccctcctcctgcccagaCCAAGCCTGCCTTGAGCGAAGAGGAGCTGGACAAGAAGTCCACAGCCATCATCGAGGAGTACCTCCACATCAACGACATGaag GAGGCGCTGCAGTGTGTGCAGGAGATGAACAGCGGCCAgctgctgtttgtgtttgtgcggaACGGCATCGAGTCGACCCTGGAGCGTAGCCCCCTCGTCAGAGAGCACATGGGCCTCCTGCTGCACCAGCTCATCAAGGCTGGAGCCCTCACCTCCCAGCAGTACTACaaagg ACTTGTGGAGATCCTGGAGGTGGCCGAGGACATGGCCATAGACATCCCCCACATCTGGCTGTACCTGGCTGAACTCATCACCCCCATGCTGCACGAAGGAGGCATCCCTATGGGACCGCTCTTCAG GGAGCTGGCCAAGTCTCTCACTCCCCAGGGCATGGCTGGAGGTCTGCTGGTCCAAATCCTCCAGCTTCTCTGTAAAGCAATG agccATAAGAAGGTGGGCGCCATGTGGAGGGAGGCGGGACTTAACTGGAAGGACTTCCTGCCGGAAGACGAGGACGTCAACAAATTTGTTACAGACATG GATGTAGAGTTCACcctgggtgaggaggtggagaggagcagCCTGAAGGGGCTGAGCCTGGAGGAGTTGGCCGTGCAGCTGGACAGACTGATCCAGGACCGGGCGGACAACCAGCGCATCTTCGACTGGGTTGAG GCTAACCTGGATGATCAGCAGCTCTCCTCCAACGTGATCGTGAGAGCTCTTATGACCTCGGTCTGCCAGTCGGCCATCATCT GTGAGACCCCGTACAAGGTGGACGCGGCCCAGCTGGGCCAGAGGGCCAAGCTGCTGCAGAAGTACCTGAGTGACGAGCAGAAGGAGCTGCAGGCTCTGTACGCCCTGCAGGCCCTCCTGGTGGAGATGGAGCAACCTGCCA actTGCTGCGTATGTTCTTTGACACGCTGTATGATGAGGACGTGATCAAAGAGGAGGCCTTCTACAAGTGGGAGTCCAGCAAGGACCCAGCAGAGCAGCAGGGCAAGGGCGTGGCCCTCAAGTCTGTAACCGCCTTCTTCACCTGGCTCCGTGAGGCAGAGGACGAATCAGACAACAGCTAG